A genome region from Halobacterium hubeiense includes the following:
- a CDS encoding DUF7563 family protein encodes MPECQNCGGHVTSEYVRVFTPDGVAEPRACPNCEDKVRGRDGVRDSRS; translated from the coding sequence ATGCCTGAGTGCCAGAATTGCGGCGGGCACGTGACCTCGGAGTATGTTCGCGTGTTCACACCAGATGGCGTCGCGGAACCGCGTGCCTGCCCGAATTGTGAGGATAAAGTTCGTGGTCGCGATGGCGTGCGTGACTCGCGGAGCTGA
- a CDS encoding DUF4145 domain-containing protein — translation MESEYVPPEFNENAFNCPHCGAYAKQTWSKATHNNVITGFVTSRCAKCGSYSIWAEQKLRYPISSTAPRPHNEMPEEVARDFNEAREIVDSSPRAAAALLRLGIQRLLENHLETPGNGINNDIAHLVEDGKIGNRTKKMLDGVRITGNNSVHPGRMEMDDNSEMAHALFKLTNYIVDQTLGRDKEVEEFWESLPEEDREGVRNRDSN, via the coding sequence ATGGAATCAGAATATGTTCCCCCAGAGTTCAATGAAAATGCATTCAATTGCCCACATTGTGGAGCATATGCTAAACAAACATGGAGTAAAGCAACACATAACAACGTTATAACTGGATTTGTTACCTCAAGATGTGCAAAATGCGGCTCATACTCAATTTGGGCTGAGCAGAAACTACGATATCCAATTTCCTCGACAGCACCACGACCACATAACGAGATGCCTGAAGAGGTGGCGCGTGACTTCAACGAAGCACGTGAAATCGTCGACTCATCCCCACGTGCTGCGGCGGCCTTACTACGATTAGGTATCCAACGCCTCTTAGAGAATCATCTTGAGACACCAGGAAACGGCATAAACAACGATATCGCACATTTGGTTGAAGACGGAAAAATAGGGAACCGAACTAAGAAGATGCTAGATGGCGTACGGATTACGGGGAATAATTCGGTTCATCCAGGAAGAATGGAAATGGATGATAATAGTGAGATGGCACATGCTCTTTTTAAGCTAACTAACTACATTGTAGATCAAACATTAGGGCGAGATAAGGAAGTCGAGGAGTTCTGGGAGTCACTACCGGAAGAAGACCGAGAAGGAGTTAGGAATCGAGACAGCAACTAG